In Silurus meridionalis isolate SWU-2019-XX chromosome 29, ASM1480568v1, whole genome shotgun sequence, one DNA window encodes the following:
- the LOC124382255 gene encoding uncharacterized protein LOC124382255 yields MDSQIAKKNQSLTTAEEMRNQTKLVMQPYANWEEYLTPAPLSIAILGELVFISSKDDFSINKNPPKNGYQYIKYPDSFRACLMQVCNSGWWAFNEAHKNMDQIRLHTMAVPDYMKTAVKILFQDNDEVVKAHLPDQLENIRVIADDCLDLATATENRFTDVINIIQELLEACVNAQCFYGEELEAIKKKIDEAKLRKQSAEEAAKRSEKAMKTMEEQLKEAHENYNNAMDSLPSGWEMIGMDFVAGVTESVTAVVAGMTTLMTHPLSIISKTRSIFDVKETLFQGQDSAVDSVDEINIYCKSGEILKCTENIQRFVKDQVINWKDLYDQKNKATKTDFQAEQFKRIKQSLEKSPKCKAREAAQSLCDEGIEICAELAKSAPEGKCEEAKEKQLIERIQKLTESSRSFDSRSKDVTKTPPLAPKPPMMFKEESNSENISVSQRASENGRFRIEQNRAQLDKTREIYEKSVETMEKNQKELTDILITMRNCEVKEIDFNTTIKMLVKGMDAMGRVKEQWEKMVRFFQMVSNIVKTTLTRTLKDFVTTSEKTQTLSYNAKLFSKDLLYNQAFQATNISSLVNMISTTYTEVSTKYLMDRVSSLGKLMVMDKEKPEFLSERLKLQNSCDEAQRAILQLVLKNKEEFERKSEARLEKIDKELLAILPAADPEEIKSIQAAVKSGFAEEEEADYC; encoded by the coding sequence ATGGATTCTCAAATTGCAAAGAAAAATCAAAGCCTCACCACAGCAGAGGAGATGAGAAACCAAACCAAGCTTGTGATGCAGCCGTATGCCAACTGGGAGGAGTATCTGACTCCTGCTCCACTCTCCATAGCCATCCTGGGAGAGCTGGTCTTCATCTCCTCCAAAGATGATTTCTCCATCAACAAGAATCCACCTAAAAATGGCTACCAGTACATTAAATACCCCGACTCATTTCGAGCCTGCCTCATGCAGGTGTGTAACTCCGGCTGGTGGGCTTTCAATGAGGCCCATAAGAACATGGATCAGATTAGACTCCACACCATGGCAGTTCCAGATTACATGAAGACTGCTGTGAAGATCCTTTTCCAAGACAATGATGAGGTTGTCAAAGCTCACCTTCCTGACCAGCTGGAGAACATTCGTGTCATTGCAGATGACTGTCTTGATTTGGCTACAGCAACAGAAAATCGGTTCACTGATGTTATCAATATTATCCAAGAACTGCTGGAAGCATGTGTAAATGCTCAGTGCTTTTATGGAGAGGAGCTGGAGGCtatcaagaaaaaaatagatgagGCAAAGCTGAGGAAACAGTCAGCAGAAGAAGCTGCTAAACGCTCAGAGAAAGCAATGAAAACCATGGAAGAGCAACTTAAGGAAGCACATGAAAATTACAACAATGCAATGGATTCATTACCCAGTGGATGGGAAATGATAGGTATGGATTTTGTTGCAGGAGTGACTGAGAGTGTCACAGCTGTTGTTGCAGGAATGACAACCTTAATGACTCATCCATTGAGCATAATCAGCAAAACAAGATCAATTTTTGATGTAAAAGAAACCCTTTTTCAAGGTCAGGATTCTGCTGTTGATTCTGTTGATGAAATAAATATCTACTGCAAGTCTGGAGAAATCCTAAAGTGCACAGAGAACATTCAAAGGTTTGTTAAGGACCAGGTGATTAACTGGAAAGATTTGTATGATCAAAAGAATAAAGCTACAAAAACAGATTTCCAGGCAGAACAGTTCAAAAGAATCAAGCAGAGTTTAGAAAAAAGCCCAAAGTGCAAAGCAAGAGAAGCAGCTCAAAGCCTATGTGATGAGGGAATTGAAATCTGTGCAGAACTAGCAAAGTCTGCACCAGAGGGGAAATGTGAAGAAGCCAAAGAAAAGCAGCTGATTGAAAGAATCCAGAAACTGACTGAATCATCTCGCAGTTTCGACAGCAGAAGTAAAGATGTTACAAAGACTCCTCCTCTGGCTCCCAAACCACCAATGATGTTTAAAGAAGAAAGTAATTCTGAGAATATAAGTGTTTCACAAAGGGCATCAGAGAACGGCAGGTTCCGCATAGAGCAGAACCGCGCTCAACTGGACAAGACCAGAGAGATCTATGAGAAGAGTGTAGAGACCATGGAGAAGAACCAGAAGGAGCTGACTGACATCCTGATCACCATGAGAAACTGTGAGGTCAAAGAGATCGACTTCAACACCACCATAAAAATGCTGGTCAAAGGTATGGATGCCATGGGGAGGGTGAAGGAGCAGTGGGAGAAGATGGTCCGCTTCTTTCAGATGGTGTCCAACATTGTGAAAACCACCCTGACCAGAACCCTTAAAGATTTTGTCACCACATCTGAGAAGACACAAACACTTTCCTACAACGCAAAGCTCTTCTCCAAAGATCTGCTCTACAATCAAGCCTTTCAAGCCACAAACATCTCCAGCCTCGTCAACATGATCTCTACTACCTACACTGAGGTGTCCACCAAGTACCTCATGGATCGTGTCAGCTCTCTGGGAAAACTTATGGTCATGGACAAGGAAAAACCAGAGTTTCTTTCTGAGCGTTTGAAGTTACAGAACTCCTGTGATGAAGCTCAGAGAGCCATCTTACAACTTGTCCTCAAGAACAAGGAGGAGTTTGAAAGGAAGAGTGAAGCAAGACTGGAGAAGATCGACAAAGAGTTGCTCGCCATTCTCCCTGCTGCTGATCCAGAAGAGATAAAGAGCATTCAAGCAGCTGTTAAAAGTGGATTCGCagaggaagaagaagcagattattgctga